A genomic segment from Sciurus carolinensis chromosome 1, mSciCar1.2, whole genome shotgun sequence encodes:
- the Dennd2d gene encoding DENN domain-containing protein 2D isoform X2, which translates to MDGLGRRLRASLRLKRGHGGSPQDSLGEAVKEPERTQEHSLPSFAGGQHFFEYLLVVSLKKKRSGNDYEPTITYQFPKRENLLRGQQEEEERLLKAIPLFCFPDGNEWAPLTEYPRETFSFVLTNVDGSRKIGYCRRLLPAGPGPRLPKVYCIISCIGCFGLFSKILDEVEKRHQISMAVIYPFMQGLREAAFPAPGKTVTLKSFIPDSGTEFISLTRPLDSHLEHVDFSSLLHCLRFEQIIQIFASAVLERKIIFLAEGLSTLSQCIHAAAALLYPFSWAHTYIPVVPESLLATVCCPTPFMVGVQMRFQQEVMDSPMEEVLLVNLCEGTFLLSVGDEKDILPPKLQDDILDSLGQGISELKTSEQINEHVSGPFVQFFVKTVGHYASYIKRETNGQGHFQERSFCKALTSKANRRFVKKFVKTQLFSLFIQEAEKSKNPPAGYFQQKILEYEEQKKQKKSREKTVK; encoded by the exons ATGGATGGGCTCGGCCGCCGCCTTCGAGCCAGCCTGAGACTGAAGCGCGGCCACGGGG GATCTCCCCAGGACAGTCTAGGGGAAGCTGTAAAGGAACCAGAAAGGACTCAAGAGCACTCTCTGCCCAGCTTTGCTGGGGGACAACATTTCTTTGAATACCTTCTGGtggtttctcttaaaaaaaagcGCTCAGGAAATGACTATGAACCCACGATCACCTACCAATTTCCCAAG CGGGAGAACCTGCTTCGGggccagcaggaggaggaggagcggctTCTCAAAGCCATTCCCTTGTTCTGCTTCCCAGATGGAAATGAGTGGGCACCACTCACCGAATATCCCAG GGAGACCTTCTCCTTTGTCCTGACCAATGTGGATGGCAGCAGGAAGATTGGATACTGCAGGCGCCTCTTG CCCGCTGGCCCCGGCCCTCGCCTTCCCAAAGTGTACTGCATCATCAGCTGCATCGGTTGCTTTGGCTTGTTCTCCAAG ATTCTAGATGAAGTGGAAAAGAGGCATCAGATCTCCATGGCTGTCATCTACCCATTCATGCAGGGCCTCCGAGAGGCAGCCTTCCCTGCCCCTGGGAAAACTGTCACCCTCAAGAGCTTTATCCCTGACTCTGGCACAGAG TTCATCTCACTGACACGGCCCCTGGACTCCCACCTCGAACACGTGGACTTTAGTTCTCTGTTGCACTGCCTCCGTTTTGAACAGATTATTCAGATCTTTGCCTCTGCAGTACTGGAGAGAAAAATCATCTTCCTGGCAGAAGGTCTCAG TACCCTGTCTCAGTGCATCCATGCTGCTGCTGCGCTGCTCTACCCCTTCAGCTGGGCTCACACCTACATCCCTGTTGTGCCCGAGAGTCTCCTGGCCACCGTCTGCTGCCCCACACCCTTCATGGTTGGAGTACAAATGCGCTTTCAGCAGGAGGTTATGGACAGCCCCATGGAAGAG GTTCTGCTGGTGAATCTTTGTGAAGGAACCTTCTTATTGTCG GTTGGAGATGAAAAAGACATCCTGCCACCAAAGCTTCAAGATGACATCTTAGACTCTCTTGGTCAGGGCATCAGTGAGTTAAAGA CTTCAGAACAAATCAACGAGCATGTTTCAGGTCCTTTTGTGCAGTTCTTTGTCAAGACTGTGGGTCACTATGCTTCCTATATCAAACGGGAGACAAATGGGCAAGGCCATTTCCAAGAACGGTCCTTCTGTAAGGCTCTAACCTCCAAGGCCAACCGCCGATTTGTGAAGAAGTTTGTGAAGACGCAGCTCTTCTCCCTTTTCATCCAGGAGGCTGAGAAGAGCAAGAATCCTCCTGCAG GCTATTTTCAACAGAAAATACTTGAATATGAGGaacagaagaaacagaagaaatcaagggaaaaaaCTGTGAAATAA
- the Dennd2d gene encoding DENN domain-containing protein 2D isoform X1 — protein MEGRLVSRAVGRALRRFRNPLPRLRAGSPQDSLGEAVKEPERTQEHSLPSFAGGQHFFEYLLVVSLKKKRSGNDYEPTITYQFPKRENLLRGQQEEEERLLKAIPLFCFPDGNEWAPLTEYPRETFSFVLTNVDGSRKIGYCRRLLPAGPGPRLPKVYCIISCIGCFGLFSKILDEVEKRHQISMAVIYPFMQGLREAAFPAPGKTVTLKSFIPDSGTEFISLTRPLDSHLEHVDFSSLLHCLRFEQIIQIFASAVLERKIIFLAEGLSTLSQCIHAAAALLYPFSWAHTYIPVVPESLLATVCCPTPFMVGVQMRFQQEVMDSPMEEVLLVNLCEGTFLLSVGDEKDILPPKLQDDILDSLGQGISELKTSEQINEHVSGPFVQFFVKTVGHYASYIKRETNGQGHFQERSFCKALTSKANRRFVKKFVKTQLFSLFIQEAEKSKNPPAGYFQQKILEYEEQKKQKKSREKTVK, from the exons ATGGAAGGACGACTGGTAAGCCGAGCTGTAGGCCGAGCTCTCAGGCGCTTCAGAAATCCACTGCCTCGACTCCGAGCAG GATCTCCCCAGGACAGTCTAGGGGAAGCTGTAAAGGAACCAGAAAGGACTCAAGAGCACTCTCTGCCCAGCTTTGCTGGGGGACAACATTTCTTTGAATACCTTCTGGtggtttctcttaaaaaaaagcGCTCAGGAAATGACTATGAACCCACGATCACCTACCAATTTCCCAAG CGGGAGAACCTGCTTCGGggccagcaggaggaggaggagcggctTCTCAAAGCCATTCCCTTGTTCTGCTTCCCAGATGGAAATGAGTGGGCACCACTCACCGAATATCCCAG GGAGACCTTCTCCTTTGTCCTGACCAATGTGGATGGCAGCAGGAAGATTGGATACTGCAGGCGCCTCTTG CCCGCTGGCCCCGGCCCTCGCCTTCCCAAAGTGTACTGCATCATCAGCTGCATCGGTTGCTTTGGCTTGTTCTCCAAG ATTCTAGATGAAGTGGAAAAGAGGCATCAGATCTCCATGGCTGTCATCTACCCATTCATGCAGGGCCTCCGAGAGGCAGCCTTCCCTGCCCCTGGGAAAACTGTCACCCTCAAGAGCTTTATCCCTGACTCTGGCACAGAG TTCATCTCACTGACACGGCCCCTGGACTCCCACCTCGAACACGTGGACTTTAGTTCTCTGTTGCACTGCCTCCGTTTTGAACAGATTATTCAGATCTTTGCCTCTGCAGTACTGGAGAGAAAAATCATCTTCCTGGCAGAAGGTCTCAG TACCCTGTCTCAGTGCATCCATGCTGCTGCTGCGCTGCTCTACCCCTTCAGCTGGGCTCACACCTACATCCCTGTTGTGCCCGAGAGTCTCCTGGCCACCGTCTGCTGCCCCACACCCTTCATGGTTGGAGTACAAATGCGCTTTCAGCAGGAGGTTATGGACAGCCCCATGGAAGAG GTTCTGCTGGTGAATCTTTGTGAAGGAACCTTCTTATTGTCG GTTGGAGATGAAAAAGACATCCTGCCACCAAAGCTTCAAGATGACATCTTAGACTCTCTTGGTCAGGGCATCAGTGAGTTAAAGA CTTCAGAACAAATCAACGAGCATGTTTCAGGTCCTTTTGTGCAGTTCTTTGTCAAGACTGTGGGTCACTATGCTTCCTATATCAAACGGGAGACAAATGGGCAAGGCCATTTCCAAGAACGGTCCTTCTGTAAGGCTCTAACCTCCAAGGCCAACCGCCGATTTGTGAAGAAGTTTGTGAAGACGCAGCTCTTCTCCCTTTTCATCCAGGAGGCTGAGAAGAGCAAGAATCCTCCTGCAG GCTATTTTCAACAGAAAATACTTGAATATGAGGaacagaagaaacagaagaaatcaagggaaaaaaCTGTGAAATAA